The following is a genomic window from Crocosphaera sp. UHCC 0190.
CAACCAAAAGAGGGTAGGGGAGTCATGGGGCAACAATTAAGGAAAGATGTTTCAAAAAGCTTTCATATTTTACTGGTTTATTGATGAAATCGGTTATCCATAGATTTATGACAATTTCTTAAAAAGAAATTATAGACTTTTATCTATCTAAAAAATACAAAACTTTTTTTGTTACACCTCTTTTCAAATTGCAACAAAACTTAATATAATAGCAGAAGCAAACCTGAGTATTTATTACTAGGACTTATGGTGATCACACAAATTCCCTGGATTACAGCAATTATCCTTTTTCCCCTGATGGCTGCCTTGGCCATTCCTCTAATTCCCGATAAAGAAGGCAAAACCGTCCGTTGGTACGCTTTAGGCGTGGGTTTACTCAACTTTGCCTTAACTATATTCGCCGTTTCTAGTCAATACAACTTCAATAACAGCAATTTTCAATTAGAAGAAACCTATTCCTGGGTTCCCCAAATCGGATTAAACTGGTCAGTAGGCATCGATGGTTTATCGATGCCTTTAATGGTTTTATCGGGGTTAATTACGACTTTAGCCCTATTAGCATCTTGGAAAGTTGATAAAAAGCCTCGTTTGTTCTACTTTCTCATGTTGGTGCTATACAGCGCACAAATGGGCGTATTTGCTGCCAAAGACTTACTCTTATTCTTCTTTATGTGGGAACTAGAGTTAGTACCTGTCTATATATTAATTTCTATTTGGGGTGGCAAAAAGCGTCTCTACGCAGCCACCAAATTTATTTTATACACTGCCCTCGCTTCTATTTTTATCTTGGTTGCGGCCCTCGCTATGGCCTTTTATGGTGATACCGTGACTTTTGACATGGCTCAACTAGGGATGAAAGATTTTCCCTTAGCTTTAGAAGTCTTAGCTTATGCAGGTTTCCTCGTTGCTTTTGGGGTGAAATTGCCCATCTTCCCCCTACATACTTGGCTACCCGATGCTCACAGTGAAGCTTCTGCCCCTGTTTCCATGATTTTAGCGGGTGTATTGCTCAAAATGGGTGGTTATGGGTTAATTCGCTTCAACATTGAAATGTTACCCCATGCTCACATTAAATTTGCCCCCTTACTGGTCATTTTGGGTGTAATTAACATCGTTTACGGCGCATTTACCGCTTTTGGTCAAACTAACCTCAAACGCCGTCTCGCTTCTTCTTCTATCTCTCACATGGGTTTTGTCCTCATCGGTATTGCTTCTTTCACCGAATTAGGGATGAATGGGGCAGTATTACAAATGGTATCTCACGGGTTAATTGCTGCGGCCTTATTCTTCCTCTGTGGCAGCACCTATGAGCGTACCCATACCCTAATGATGGATGAAATGGGCGGTTTAGCGCAGAAAATGCCCAAAACCTTTGCTTTATTTACAGCAGCTTCTATGGCATCTTTAGCCTTGCCTGGAATGAGTGGGTTTGTCGCAGAATTAACCGTATTCTTAGGCGTTGCGAATAGTGATGCTTACAGTGCGACATTTAAGACAGTGGTTATCTTTTTAACGGCAGTGGGTTTAATTTTAACCCCCATTTATCTCCTTTCCATGTTGCGCGTTGTCTTTTATGGTGAGAAGAATGAAGCGTTAACATTGCCGAAATTTAACTTAGATGCCAAACCCCGTGAAGTTTTCATTACCGCTTGCTTATTACTGCCTATCATTGGTATCGGGTTATATCCTAAATTAGCGACGACTACCTATGATGTAAAAACCGTAGAAGTAGCTTCTAAAGTTCGTTCTGCTTTACCAACTTTTGCCCAAAAGCAAAACATTTCTCAACCTAGTCAAATTCAGGAAGAATTAGCCTCAACGGTATTTATTGCCCCTGAAATTGATTAATCAACTATCAACAGATTAAAATTTGAGACTACATAAATCAAGGCTGCCTTATCAGCCTTTTTTGCATTAATTGAGACATCGTCGTCATTATCATAGAAAACTAATCAAGAATCATCATGTTATTGAAGCAAAGTTTATCTTTATTACTCACGACAATCGCCCTTTTACTACCAGTATCATCTGTTTTAGCTCGTGGTATTTCTACTTTAAGAGCTACTAATCCTAATACACGCATTAATGTGCGATCGCAACCGACAATTAACTCCAGTGCGCCCCAATACGGACTACCTGGAGACAAGGTGCAGGTGATTGAGTGTGTTCAAGACAAAGATACCAGGGGTAGTGACCTCAATTGGTGTAAGGTACAATTTGTCAAGTCTAAAGCAATCGGTTGGATTCGTAGTGACTTTATTATCTTTGCCGATGGGGGTGAATAAATGATTCAAAGATACTATTATTTCTGCTATCTTTCCAGAGTTAACATTAACGGTAGCACAAATCCTTGATGCTTCTGAAATCGGAAAAAGATATCAGATTAACTAATGTAAGAGCAATTCATCAATTGCTCCTAACAAATACATCAACCTCTAATCTCAAAGATACCTCGACAGCCACCATCTACCCAAACACCTTCCCTATCGTATCCCCAGGTATCCCCTTCCCAACAACCTGCTTGACTCAGTTGACGTTCCAGATAAGCCCGTCTGCCACGAAGATCAACCGGACAAAGAGTATAACTGTTATCCTTTGAATTACAAGTAATGGTAGGGTAGTCACTCGATGAATTATTGTTGCTACTATTGTCATCAGAACCTCCTGCGATCGCAGCAGCAATAGCACCAATGACTAATGCACCCCCAACAACAGCCGCTGCTGTGCCATCCCCACTACTACTATTATTATTGTTATTGTAACTATTATTGTTGTTGTAGCCGCTATCTCTGCCCCGAACTGAAAACTCAGCATTGCAACCTTTATCAACCCAAATGCCATCTCGATCATAGTCCCAAGTCTCTCCTTGAACACAACGGGTATTACTAAGTTGTCTGACTAATCTTACCCCACCGCGAGTATTAACTCGACAGAATTGATAGCGATATTTGTAAGACTCACAAGTCACTGTTTGTTGAGCAGAAACGGGAATTGTTCTTAAAATTAATCCCAGACTAATGCCCGCAATTAATGTTAGTTGGTTAATGTGAGCGATCATCATTTGAGTGTACTCCGAAATTGTTTAAATTTATTATAAAACAGCGCATTTAGAAACTCGTTTAGAGTCTAGTTTAGATAAGTCTTTTGGGTTAATCTGTTTCCAAATGGGGTCGCCATTTTCTTGCAACCAAGATAAATTTTCTATGATTAATTTGGCGACAGGGGTTACATGATCACAGTTTTCTTCAGCAACGCTAAAGAGAAAAGATTGAACACTTAAGGTTTCCACCGCTTCTTTTTGCCAAGGGTAAGTATTCCCTGGAACCACTGCTTTTGAGTATATTTTTGACAAAAAATCATCATTGGGTTGTGGGGGCAAAGTTAGGGGTAAAATGTGGAAGTTATCGTCGGTAAAAATTTGTTCTTGTAATACTTTTGCGGGCATTCCAACAACATAAAATAGGGCATCAATTTCTTTTTCCCGTAGGGCATCAATCCCTCTTTTAATATCAAAGGTTTCCAACTTTTTAGGGTTGATATTTAGCTGATGTAATAAAGTTGCGGCTGTTGTACTGGTACCACTTCCTGACTCTCCAATAGAAACCCGTTTTCCTGTCAATTCTTTGACAGATTTAATGTCTTGTCTGGTAATGATATGTACTTGTTCTTGATAAAGGGGCATAACCACTCGAATGGATTCTGCTTGACGGCGCGCTTCTTCATCTTTATTGGCAAAGGTATTAAGAAATGCCAAGATATCACCTTGAGTAATTCCTAATGGAATACTTTGGTAATAGAAGACATTATCAATGTTTTGTAAGGCTCCTTTTGTGGGAATAATATCAATATCTAGGTTCTTGGTTAGAGCCAATTTCTCGATATCTTTTGCCACAGAATAATATTCTCCTGCCTCATTTCCTGTGACAATATTAATTTCTAAAGGCGGTGTTTGTGCTACGGTATGAGAAGGGATGAAAATAAGGAGCATTGCCATTACTCCCAGAAATCCACAAAGCAGATAATACAGTCGTTTTTTCATGAATTTTCCCGTGATTTTGTTTCACTTTAGGATTTTATCAGATAATCTGTATTTCTGACCAAAAAAGTGGGGGTTCAAGCCCCGCCGTTTACGGCGCACAGTCTCGTTATGGGAAATTTGAGAAATGTTGCCATTCGATCAATCCTGTGCTATGATTTTGATACAAGGTAAAGCGGTGTCAAAATGTTCGTAATCGAATACAAAGTTAAACCCAAACCAGGTCAAATACAAGCCATTATCGTCGTTTAGCTAAATCGATAACTGATGCAGGATGGTCTACTTTTAGGCAATGGTTAGAGTATTTTGGGGATAAATATAGCAAAATAACGATTTCTGTATCTCCTCATAATACCAGTCAAAATTGTTCTAATTGTGGTAACAAAGTGCAGAAGTCTCTATCAACTCGAACTCATATTTGTCCCCATTGTGGATATACGGATTGTAGGGATAGGAATGCCGCTTTAAACATCTTGCAGAAGGGATTAAGTAGGTTGGGGCGCAGCCAAACTTTAAACGCTTCAGGAGAGATTCCCTCTTGGTTGGTTGGAGAAATCCTGCTGGCTAACGGAGACTCGTTGAATGAAGAATCCCCTCGCCGTGATAGCAGGGGCGAACGTCAACAAAAGTTTATTCACCCATAAAAAAAGATTTGTAGAGACATTACATCCAACATCTCTACAAATGTTAATAATGTTTTAGACTTTATTTGTTACGACGACGACGCAACCAACCTAATAAGGGTAAAACGCCTAAACCAAAGGTCATACTTGGTTCGGGAACCGATGCAGACTCAATAGCATCAACAGCTTGACGACAAGTTCCAGGGTCATCACAGAATAACCCATCAACTCCAATACCTACTAACTGTTCTACCTCATCAGTTAAGGTTTGAGGAGTTCCGTCAGCATTTAAGGTCAAAAAGGCTTCTTCAGGTCGTAAAGTATAAGGATGCACCACTAAACCAGCAGCATGAGCATCATTGACAAAGCTTGTGACTTCTCCCGTTAATTGGCTGGTAATTTGGGCATTTCCGTCCCCATTTCCATCGACAGGAGGAATAGAAATACGAGGTAAAAGACTGTTTTTCCAAGGGCCAACTCCTTCCGCATAAGTATCACCCATACACTGCAAAGTCGCAGCATTATCTAAGTTGCCATAACCCGTATTAACATCAAGTCCACCCCCTTCAGCAGTGGTGAAAACACAGCCATAAATTGCGGCCAGATCCGCCCCATTTTGAGCATTAAAAAAGATATCATAGGGACGATCAAAACTGCTAGCAGTAGGTAAAATCGTCGAACCATAAAGCTGCACTAAAGGAATATCAACCCCCGCATTAGGCATAATTACTGTTTGCAGTTCAATCAAGTTCGCAAACTCAAAAGACTGAATAAATACCCGATTAGGATTAGTAAAGTTTTCAGCAACTAAAGTATCAATTAATAGTTGTCCTAAAGAAATATTAATGGTTTCTCCATCTTCTGCACCCCCGAAAAATGTTCCTTCTTCTGCAAAGAAAGTAGGATGCTTCGTTTCGGGATAAATACCAATATCTCGCCCTACTTCTGCGCTTTTTTGATTAACTAAAGCAATGATTTCTTCGAGGGTAGGAATTTCAAATAAACCATCAAAATCAGTGTTGTCTGGACGAGTCCCAGGAATTCTTTCTACTGCTCGTAATGTTTTTAATTCTGCTAGGGTAAAGTCTTCACTAAACCACCCACTAACAGAGTCTCCATCAATTATTTTAGTGGTAAAACGATCAGCAAATTCTGGTCTATCTGCTACATCTGTTGTTCCTGATAATTGGTTTTCATGACGTGCGACTAGGACACCATCTCTAGTGGAAACTAAGTCAGGTTCAACAAAATCTGCTCCTAAATCAATGGCTAATTCGTAAGCAGCTAAAGTGTGTTCAGGACGAAATGCACTAGCACCACGATGACCAATAACTAGGGTATTTGCCATAACTTTAACAGTGGGCATGAGGGAAAATGTGGCCGTAACTAATAATAGCAGTTTAACCAAACGAAACATCATGTCTCCTCACAATTTTTCATTAACATGATGATTGTATAGACAAGATTTTAACTATGAGTTAAGGGGAAGTAAGCATCTTATTAACAGTTTTAGTTTTTTGGTGTTTAATAAGCTATAAGTAAATAGTAACTAAGTAGAGAGAAGTTTTACTTGTGACTTCTTGAATGCTGTCGCCGTTGGGTTCTTGCAAACAATCCTAAACCCAACAAAACGGCTAAAGGTGTCGCAGTCGAGGGTTCAGGGGTAGAAGCTGCACTTATGGCCTCAAACTCCTGTGCTAAGGGGATATCTCCTATATCAAATAGATTACCTATCAAGAAATTTCTTGCCCCTAACCCATGCAAAATTGCGATCGCTGCGGCAATATCGTCTACAGGTTGTTGAGCATTGGTGGTGAAATCATTAAACGGTGCGAAAGGATTATCAGGAGTCATGGGTGCAAACGCCCCTAAAAAGTTGTTAGCTCCTGCCCAGATAACATAGAGTGCGTCAGGGTTGGCCTGCTCCCCTGGGCCAAATAAACCCGCAAAGGTATTAATTTGGTCTGTAACCCCTGGTAAATCCACCGGAAAGGGAGGATTCATCGTATTGCCCGCATTATCTTGTCCTGTCGTCGAACCGGAAAGAGCAAAATTAATGCCACCATTGGGATCTGTGGGTAAGTTTTGGTAGTAAGCTACCGGATTTGACACCCCTAGATCGTTGATGAGGTCTTCCCACCATAACAGATTATTAGTAAAGGCCCCAGAACTATAAAGGGGACTTCCTACCAGGGGGCCAAAAGGAGCGATAGTTGGCGGGATCATGCCACCGGAAAAACTAAATAAATTGTTGCGATCGCTGAGACTGTCACCAAAGATAAAAATTTCATTCACCGAATCAACTACGCCCATATCAAGAGCTTCTAGAGCAACATCTGCAATGCGTCCCGCGGCCGCTGAAGTTGGGTGAGTGTTATCAATATACACAAATTCATCAGGATTGTCACAAATACTGGTTGGTGCAATGAAAGGAGAGAGAGGAGGCCCTTGAATACAACCGGAACTAAAATTAGTAAACTCGTTGGGAAACACATCCCTATAAAGTGTGTTGACATCAAATAGGGCAATATTGACACCAGCTAATTCTGAGTTGAGGTCGGAGATTTCCTGCTCTAATAGTAGATTAAATTGTGTCGTAATCTCATTGAGTTGGTCTGTAACATCTTGAGCTAGTATTTTCGTTGTGGGTAAGAGGCTACACAAACCAACCAAAACACTGACAATCGCGCGAGAGTGCTGCTGATTCATAATATTCATAATAAGGAAAAACAGTAAATCTCTGTTTAGGGTGGATGAGGTAGGTTAATTTTGGTTCTACCCTAACCCACCATTAAAAAATTTTCAACCCGTTTTAGGATTCATTTGAAAACGAACGTACAATAATGGCAATGTCTATAAAATCTCTGATATAACCTTGTTTTTCTTCCTTCTAGGTTTATTGGTAGGCCTTGGTATCCTTTTGTGGAACCGTTATGCCCTAAAATCCCAACTAAAAAACGTTTTAACCGCATCGCCAGATACAGAAGATTTGTTAGGATCATTACCGACCATTTCTTTGATTAAGCGAGAAGTTCTTTATCTCAAACAAGAATGCGATCGCCAACAACAAGAACTACAATTAAGACAACAATCTTTAGATCATGCACCGATCGCCTATTTACGGGTTGACGAAGAAAATCAACTGCTTTGGTGTAACCAAAAAGCTCAAGAATTGTTACAAATTGATCGCTGGAAACCTGGGCAAATTCGCCTTCTTTTGGAATTAGTCCGTTCCTATGAACTCGATCAACTGATTGAACAAACCCGTCAAACCCAAACCCCTCAAATTAGTGAATGGGTTTTTTATCCTATCACTTATGCCCCTCAAAACACCACAACTAAATTACGCCCTATCGCTGCCTCTATCGCCATCAAAGGCTTTAGTTATCCCCTCTCCCAAAGACAAATTGAGGTATTTATTGAAAATCAACAACCTTTGATTGAATTATCCCGTTCCCGCGATCGCGCTTTTTCCGATCTTACCCATGAGTTACGCACCCCTCTAACCTCTATTTCTTTAGTTTCTGAACGGTTACAAAATCGTTTACAAGAGCCAGAGCGTCGTTGGGTTGAGCAAATGTTAAAAGAAACCCGTCGTCTTATTAGTTTAGTCGAACATTGGTTAGATTTAAGTCAACTACAAGAAAACCCCTATCAAACGCTGTCTCGTCAACCTTTACAATTACGGGAAGTTATTTTAGATACCTGGCAAAATTTAGAGCCTTTAGCACAACAAAAAGAGGTAAATTTAAACTATCAAGGACTCGATCAACTTGAATTTTCAGGAGATCGCTCTCGTTTAATGCAGGTTTTTCTTAATCTTTTAGATAATAGTATTAAACATAGTCCCCCAGGGGTAGAAATTACGATCAATGGTTTGAAAGATTGTGAAAATAACCAGATAGAAATTAATATTTTAGATGAAGGCTCAGGATTTTTAGAAAAAGATTTACCCCATATTTTTGAGCGATTATATCGGGGAGATTCATCCCGTACTCGTCAAGGTTCTCAAGACCAATTATTACATCAGGGGAGTGGGTTAGGACTAGCCATAGTTCAAGAAATTATTCACGCTCATGGAGGAACAATTATGGCTCAAAATCATCCAGATAC
Proteins encoded in this region:
- a CDS encoding NAD(P)H-quinone oxidoreductase subunit 4, yielding MVITQIPWITAIILFPLMAALAIPLIPDKEGKTVRWYALGVGLLNFALTIFAVSSQYNFNNSNFQLEETYSWVPQIGLNWSVGIDGLSMPLMVLSGLITTLALLASWKVDKKPRLFYFLMLVLYSAQMGVFAAKDLLLFFFMWELELVPVYILISIWGGKKRLYAATKFILYTALASIFILVAALAMAFYGDTVTFDMAQLGMKDFPLALEVLAYAGFLVAFGVKLPIFPLHTWLPDAHSEASAPVSMILAGVLLKMGGYGLIRFNIEMLPHAHIKFAPLLVILGVINIVYGAFTAFGQTNLKRRLASSSISHMGFVLIGIASFTELGMNGAVLQMVSHGLIAAALFFLCGSTYERTHTLMMDEMGGLAQKMPKTFALFTAASMASLALPGMSGFVAELTVFLGVANSDAYSATFKTVVIFLTAVGLILTPIYLLSMLRVVFYGEKNEALTLPKFNLDAKPREVFITACLLLPIIGIGLYPKLATTTYDVKTVEVASKVRSALPTFAQKQNISQPSQIQEELASTVFIAPEID
- a CDS encoding SH3 domain-containing protein, whose protein sequence is MLLKQSLSLLLTTIALLLPVSSVLARGISTLRATNPNTRINVRSQPTINSSAPQYGLPGDKVQVIECVQDKDTRGSDLNWCKVQFVKSKAIGWIRSDFIIFADGGE
- a CDS encoding DUF3011 domain-containing protein, whose translation is MMIAHINQLTLIAGISLGLILRTIPVSAQQTVTCESYKYRYQFCRVNTRGGVRLVRQLSNTRCVQGETWDYDRDGIWVDKGCNAEFSVRGRDSGYNNNNSYNNNNNSSSGDGTAAAVVGGALVIGAIAAAIAGGSDDNSSNNNSSSDYPTITCNSKDNSYTLCPVDLRGRRAYLERQLSQAGCWEGDTWGYDREGVWVDGGCRGIFEIRG
- a CDS encoding TAXI family TRAP transporter solute-binding subunit, producing MKKRLYYLLCGFLGVMAMLLIFIPSHTVAQTPPLEINIVTGNEAGEYYSVAKDIEKLALTKNLDIDIIPTKGALQNIDNVFYYQSIPLGITQGDILAFLNTFANKDEEARRQAESIRVVMPLYQEQVHIITRQDIKSVKELTGKRVSIGESGSGTSTTAATLLHQLNINPKKLETFDIKRGIDALREKEIDALFYVVGMPAKVLQEQIFTDDNFHILPLTLPPQPNDDFLSKIYSKAVVPGNTYPWQKEAVETLSVQSFLFSVAEENCDHVTPVAKLIIENLSWLQENGDPIWKQINPKDLSKLDSKRVSKCAVL
- a CDS encoding glycerophosphodiester phosphodiesterase family protein, with protein sequence MMFRLVKLLLLVTATFSLMPTVKVMANTLVIGHRGASAFRPEHTLAAYELAIDLGADFVEPDLVSTRDGVLVARHENQLSGTTDVADRPEFADRFTTKIIDGDSVSGWFSEDFTLAELKTLRAVERIPGTRPDNTDFDGLFEIPTLEEIIALVNQKSAEVGRDIGIYPETKHPTFFAEEGTFFGGAEDGETINISLGQLLIDTLVAENFTNPNRVFIQSFEFANLIELQTVIMPNAGVDIPLVQLYGSTILPTASSFDRPYDIFFNAQNGADLAAIYGCVFTTAEGGGLDVNTGYGNLDNAATLQCMGDTYAEGVGPWKNSLLPRISIPPVDGNGDGNAQITSQLTGEVTSFVNDAHAAGLVVHPYTLRPEEAFLTLNADGTPQTLTDEVEQLVGIGVDGLFCDDPGTCRQAVDAIESASVPEPSMTFGLGVLPLLGWLRRRRNK
- a CDS encoding SGNH/GDSL hydrolase family protein, with amino-acid sequence MNQQHSRAIVSVLVGLCSLLPTTKILAQDVTDQLNEITTQFNLLLEQEISDLNSELAGVNIALFDVNTLYRDVFPNEFTNFSSGCIQGPPLSPFIAPTSICDNPDEFVYIDNTHPTSAAAGRIADVALEALDMGVVDSVNEIFIFGDSLSDRNNLFSFSGGMIPPTIAPFGPLVGSPLYSSGAFTNNLLWWEDLINDLGVSNPVAYYQNLPTDPNGGINFALSGSTTGQDNAGNTMNPPFPVDLPGVTDQINTFAGLFGPGEQANPDALYVIWAGANNFLGAFAPMTPDNPFAPFNDFTTNAQQPVDDIAAAIAILHGLGARNFLIGNLFDIGDIPLAQEFEAISAASTPEPSTATPLAVLLGLGLFARTQRRQHSRSHK
- a CDS encoding sensor histidine kinase — protein: MTLFFFLLGLLVGLGILLWNRYALKSQLKNVLTASPDTEDLLGSLPTISLIKREVLYLKQECDRQQQELQLRQQSLDHAPIAYLRVDEENQLLWCNQKAQELLQIDRWKPGQIRLLLELVRSYELDQLIEQTRQTQTPQISEWVFYPITYAPQNTTTKLRPIAASIAIKGFSYPLSQRQIEVFIENQQPLIELSRSRDRAFSDLTHELRTPLTSISLVSERLQNRLQEPERRWVEQMLKETRRLISLVEHWLDLSQLQENPYQTLSRQPLQLREVILDTWQNLEPLAQQKEVNLNYQGLDQLEFSGDRSRLMQVFLNLLDNSIKHSPPGVEITINGLKDCENNQIEINILDEGSGFLEKDLPHIFERLYRGDSSRTRQGSQDQLLHQGSGLGLAIVQEIIHAHGGTIMAQNHPDTGGAWIQIILPEKI